One genomic segment of Fervidobacterium pennivorans includes these proteins:
- a CDS encoding potassium channel family protein, with translation MKIIIIGGERVPYFLAKRLIAQGYDVYFVNKDQDLCEEYSKTLNATIVNGDGTSKKVLDQLGIEPNDIVVLLMERDRKNFFIARLVQEYYGVKNVVTLLNNSENLDLFERFGIRTLGVTDLIMRNLEPLLFGSQITRDLEEKTFSKGVAILEITLTWDSNIVHKKIKELSVPEDVVIVGIKRGDNFLIPRGETTLEPGDEIVLVCREEKRMEVLSFFSS, from the coding sequence GTGAAGATAATAATTATTGGTGGTGAACGAGTCCCTTACTTTCTTGCTAAAAGATTAATAGCACAAGGTTACGACGTTTATTTTGTTAACAAAGACCAAGATTTATGTGAAGAATACTCAAAGACACTTAATGCTACAATTGTCAACGGGGACGGCACATCAAAAAAAGTCCTCGACCAGCTTGGGATTGAGCCAAACGATATTGTTGTCCTACTTATGGAAAGAGACAGAAAAAATTTCTTTATCGCTCGTTTGGTTCAAGAATATTACGGAGTAAAGAACGTAGTTACTTTATTAAACAACTCTGAAAATCTCGACTTATTTGAACGCTTTGGTATCAGAACGCTTGGTGTAACAGATTTGATTATGAGAAATTTGGAACCATTGCTTTTCGGAAGCCAGATAACACGTGACCTTGAAGAGAAAACATTTTCTAAAGGTGTAGCTATATTGGAAATCACTCTAACATGGGATTCAAATATCGTCCATAAAAAGATTAAGGAACTTAGCGTGCCAGAAGATGTGGTCATAGTAGGGATAAAAAGAGGCGATAATTTCTTGATACCTCGTGGTGAAACTACACTCGAACCTGGTGACGAGATTGTCCTTGTGTGCCGAGAAGAAAAGCGTATGGAGGTTCTATCATTTTTTAGCTCGTAA
- a CDS encoding PhoPQ-activated protein PqaA family protein has product MSKVTKTQENKSPANRLMILVILTFLFLLSPNDSFAVSLEKYLESSDTSAYTLISSSTSLLRGKLYVLNVKSQTWRGIEWNHKVGIYIPRNLAYKNHGILMVSGSAPKDPMASLSQYALVIESIGAPFVILWDVPNQPLFGLKEDALIAYTLAKYLETGEEDWPLLFPMVKAVVATMNCVQDFLKKELQIELQKFLVTGASKRGWTTYLTGAIEKRVLAIVPIVYDNLNMPAQMRKQLEHYGTFSEQIKDYTRYGLTKMIAESSPTEVPEIVRAIDPFYYKDKLTIPKLVVIGTNDPYWVVDSSQLYFYDVPIPRYAYVMPNEAHNVSNQAEFFNTLRAFFALSILNKLPDISWKETENGIILRTSEELEYAKGWVALSDTLDFRKARWESIDLQIQFSENGDKMVEFIPKESNLKKNVAIFIEVRIVKEGYSFSLTTIPKVFKKNTN; this is encoded by the coding sequence ATGAGCAAAGTGACAAAAACTCAGGAAAATAAAAGTCCAGCAAATAGGCTCATGATACTAGTTATTCTCACTTTTCTCTTCTTGCTTTCTCCCAATGATTCTTTTGCCGTTTCTCTGGAAAAGTATCTGGAAAGTTCAGATACATCTGCTTATACTCTAATTTCTTCCTCAACTTCACTTCTCAGAGGGAAGCTCTATGTTTTGAACGTGAAGAGTCAAACCTGGAGAGGCATCGAATGGAACCACAAAGTGGGTATATACATCCCACGAAATTTAGCTTACAAAAACCATGGAATCCTTATGGTATCTGGTTCGGCACCAAAAGATCCCATGGCAAGCCTCAGCCAATACGCTCTCGTTATTGAAAGTATCGGCGCTCCGTTTGTGATACTATGGGATGTACCAAACCAACCATTATTTGGTCTCAAAGAAGATGCCCTGATTGCTTACACTTTAGCAAAATACCTCGAAACAGGCGAGGAAGATTGGCCCTTGCTCTTTCCCATGGTAAAGGCTGTCGTTGCAACGATGAACTGCGTTCAGGACTTTCTCAAAAAAGAATTACAAATCGAACTTCAAAAGTTTTTAGTAACTGGCGCATCCAAAAGAGGTTGGACAACATATTTGACAGGTGCTATCGAAAAAAGAGTTCTTGCGATAGTTCCAATCGTATACGATAATCTAAACATGCCCGCACAAATGCGAAAACAGCTCGAACATTATGGAACATTCAGTGAACAGATAAAAGACTACACAAGGTATGGCCTCACAAAAATGATAGCTGAATCTTCCCCAACCGAAGTTCCAGAAATTGTTAGGGCAATTGACCCCTTCTATTACAAAGATAAACTCACCATACCAAAACTTGTCGTTATAGGCACGAACGACCCGTATTGGGTTGTTGATTCTTCTCAGCTATATTTCTATGACGTACCTATCCCAAGGTATGCATACGTTATGCCAAACGAGGCACACAATGTAAGTAATCAGGCTGAATTTTTCAACACTCTCAGAGCATTTTTTGCACTGTCCATATTAAACAAACTTCCAGATATATCGTGGAAAGAGACCGAAAACGGCATAATCCTTAGAACATCTGAGGAGTTAGAATACGCAAAGGGATGGGTTGCTCTTTCAGATACGCTGGATTTCAGAAAAGCACGATGGGAAAGTATAGATTTGCAAATACAATTTAGTGAAAACGGGGACAAAATGGTTGAATTCATACCTAAAGAAAGCAACTTAAAAAAGAACGTAGCAATTTTTATTGAGGTCAGGATTGTAAAAGAGGGCTATTCTTTCAGTTTGACAACGATTCCAAAGGTTTTCAAGAAAAACACTAACTAG
- a CDS encoding sensor histidine kinase, whose translation MLKILKSKRTDLIIAIVISSILSLGIVILIAHLLANSVAIHLISRIQTTVVEKITSDIEKYLEQIVRPLVKYTADNDLSIYIKGAMDELSIRLLQWEVANANNALRLEGYLEIFIMLKDNRVVSEDGLVKMSIPTKITEMIFSGEKEHDIYMLYEYKGKKSIAVLVGIKGPDGETKAILIGLYPADDLQKLIVQTKFGKSGYVGLLYGTLTVAHPMEEYVGNFDLANNRWTKSFAEMIMKYEKGEGIYTFQVKKFATFRKVAKYNLTVVAVIPYSEIVEEANNVVRLRGFSHAIITLSTFLAILFSVVIILFAINVEKNERLKKMVDELNEMNNELEAAFNELKEAQSKIINSEKMAALGKMMVNIAHDVNTPAGVIYSSLTEVEHTLNDMKNKFFSEELTESEFLDKVDVLYQLTEIMTRNIRRIIDLVQSLKRVAISEMVENYSSVNLKVLVEDVLRAMYPKLRKSNVKIYTEIPNDLVVYSIPGALAQILINLIDNALVHAFDENEEGTMLIKAEKIVTDEGKEVIKITFTDNGKGMDEKTKKHAFEPFFTTKPGVGSGLGLSIVYTLVVEKLGGEIDLESSPATGTKIIITIPEKKGDEHDEQSDKNSGK comes from the coding sequence TTGTTAAAGATTTTAAAATCTAAAAGAACAGATCTAATAATAGCTATTGTGATTTCAAGTATTCTTTCCTTGGGAATTGTAATACTTATAGCTCATCTGCTAGCTAATTCTGTGGCAATCCATCTGATATCTCGAATCCAAACGACTGTTGTCGAAAAAATAACATCAGATATTGAGAAATATTTAGAACAAATAGTGAGACCCCTCGTAAAATACACTGCAGATAATGACCTTTCGATTTACATCAAGGGCGCTATGGATGAATTATCAATTCGGCTGCTGCAATGGGAAGTTGCAAACGCTAACAACGCTTTGCGTTTGGAAGGTTATCTGGAAATATTTATTATGTTGAAAGATAATCGTGTCGTCTCCGAAGACGGATTAGTGAAGATGTCTATACCAACTAAGATAACTGAAATGATTTTTTCAGGTGAAAAGGAACATGATATATACATGCTATACGAATACAAAGGAAAGAAAAGCATCGCCGTTCTGGTAGGAATCAAAGGTCCAGATGGAGAAACGAAAGCGATTTTGATAGGACTTTATCCTGCAGACGATCTCCAAAAATTGATAGTGCAGACAAAATTTGGAAAATCCGGTTACGTTGGGTTACTCTACGGCACATTAACGGTAGCACATCCTATGGAAGAATATGTTGGGAACTTCGATTTAGCGAATAATCGCTGGACAAAATCTTTTGCTGAAATGATAATGAAATATGAAAAAGGAGAAGGAATTTATACTTTTCAAGTTAAAAAATTCGCAACATTTCGCAAAGTTGCGAAATATAATCTTACGGTAGTTGCAGTCATTCCATATTCCGAGATAGTTGAAGAAGCTAACAATGTCGTCAGGTTGAGAGGTTTTTCCCACGCGATAATAACGCTCAGTACATTTTTGGCAATCTTGTTTTCAGTCGTGATCATTCTTTTTGCCATAAACGTTGAAAAAAATGAAAGATTGAAGAAAATGGTAGACGAACTCAATGAAATGAACAACGAACTTGAAGCCGCTTTTAACGAATTGAAGGAAGCACAAAGTAAAATAATAAACTCAGAAAAGATGGCGGCATTGGGTAAGATGATGGTAAATATAGCACACGATGTTAACACACCAGCCGGGGTGATTTACTCGTCACTAACAGAAGTTGAACACACATTAAATGATATGAAGAATAAATTCTTCTCAGAGGAACTAACCGAAAGTGAATTCTTAGACAAGGTTGATGTCTTATACCAGTTAACGGAAATAATGACCAGAAATATCAGAAGAATAATCGACCTCGTCCAGAGTCTCAAACGCGTTGCTATAAGCGAGATGGTCGAAAACTATTCTTCTGTGAATCTGAAAGTGTTAGTAGAAGATGTCCTAAGGGCTATGTATCCGAAACTTAGAAAGTCAAATGTAAAAATATATACGGAAATACCAAACGACTTGGTCGTCTACAGCATTCCGGGTGCACTTGCACAGATTTTGATTAATCTCATAGACAACGCATTGGTGCATGCATTCGATGAAAATGAAGAAGGTACGATGCTTATAAAAGCAGAAAAAATAGTCACTGACGAGGGGAAAGAAGTGATAAAGATAACATTTACAGACAATGGAAAAGGTATGGACGAAAAAACAAAAAAGCATGCATTCGAACCTTTCTTTACAACGAAACCAGGTGTTGGCTCAGGACTTGGGTTGAGCATAGTTTACACATTGGTTGTTGAAAAGCTTGGAGGTGAAATAGATTTAGAGAGCTCGCCGGCAACAGGCACCAAGATAATCATCACGATACCTGAAAAGAAGGGGGATGAACACGATGAGCAAAGTGACAAAAACTCAGGAAAATAA
- a CDS encoding DUF4897 domain-containing protein: MGNKTMIYLLVFIVLFFLITDVITLMFRGSNFTVEYYNSDVLVGYTDVATITTVSGLKFKSEKKKEEYLTTYEQTSLETFKKYFSEISKDIGKKIEVLDFKSNIKNNASILEITETVVLKGIVQPKNDTYIFDMGQIRMNSVANSTFKVHLPEDVRIESVEPTPTKNLRTLILWSGEDIKTFPRIVYKRLSLQDHQKEGE; the protein is encoded by the coding sequence ATGGGAAATAAAACAATGATTTATTTACTTGTGTTCATAGTTCTTTTCTTCCTTATTACCGATGTTATAACTCTGATGTTCAGAGGTTCTAACTTCACCGTTGAATACTACAACTCTGATGTTTTGGTTGGCTACACTGATGTTGCTACGATAACAACCGTAAGTGGTTTAAAGTTCAAGAGTGAGAAAAAGAAAGAAGAGTATCTAACAACATATGAACAAACATCTCTTGAAACGTTCAAAAAATACTTCAGCGAAATCTCAAAAGACATAGGTAAGAAAATCGAAGTACTGGATTTTAAGTCAAACATAAAGAACAATGCGAGTATCTTAGAGATTACCGAAACAGTCGTTCTAAAAGGCATTGTGCAACCAAAAAACGATACCTACATCTTTGACATGGGACAGATTCGCATGAACTCTGTTGCAAACTCCACGTTTAAAGTGCATTTGCCGGAAGATGTTCGAATTGAAAGTGTGGAACCCACGCCAACAAAAAATCTTAGGACCCTAATTCTTTGGAGTGGAGAAGACATTAAGACCTTCCCGAGAATCGTATATAAAAGATTATCCCTCCAGGACCACCAAAAGGAGGGTGAATAA
- a CDS encoding alpha-amylase family glycosyl hydrolase, producing MKGKAFANFLKSVVGLLLFGFMFSYVLDAVGFSDVLTQYKGGWADKVLYMIMIDRFNDGEPSNNNQGKGEYNPRDGAKYSGGDLKGIIDKIDYIKGLGVDGIWITPPVANQWWDPWVNYGGYHGYWARDFKKVDEHFGTLEDYKALADALHKNGMKLIQDIVVNHVGNYFRFRNGKFELNTGSIPTSAPTQYPFSLNNYNDPEQRQRAIYHWTPDINNYSDPEQKLNYQMSGLDDLNTENPEVVEALKDSYAYWIKEVGVDGFRVDTAMYVPKSFFDEFFKGNGGMFSLKEDFIAFGETWLSSKPYENVSDFEIASYFDHGFNSMLDFTLMEEIRRVIKGGQPTDFLAYRLKVRNETLKKGLLVTFIDNHDMERFGKGATPNITMQALGLLLTLPGMPVIYYGTEQYFEETRASMFKGGWGSFGQDHFNTESDMYKFIKNGIEFRKSHPATRYGEVNVLLSEKRGAGLLVYTLKCEEEELFIVLNTANDPRIANFKTNYEPGTTLEPIYNFSGGVGTPLVVKDGGYVSLRIPARTLTVFGILTEKSELYKTNTTISLNLSDGEKITALKEITGTTNAKAVYVYIDRKVENEIKIEPTDGKFAFTIDPFKLDPGEHVLLVRAVGKNVKDTVYTDEIRFIVELEKKLLAETKDPLDDDIGFTGTYVYPTDATFKRQMDIVEEKVESIGNTLVISIKPRDLTKTWGPPNGFDHVTYQIFIDDPTKKGTGVLPLQNYEFDNWDWDWEVFATGWSSAIYTSQGASKDRFGTQIGSPEVFVEDGWVKIIIKGDWLGNPSSFEGWTIYVTSWDYDGIENKFRPLQQEPKAYIMGGGNPTDPLIMDDLWLEIKSNQD from the coding sequence ATGAAAGGGAAAGCTTTTGCAAATTTCTTGAAATCTGTAGTAGGTTTGCTACTTTTTGGATTTATGTTCAGTTACGTTTTAGATGCTGTAGGCTTCTCTGATGTGTTAACTCAGTACAAGGGTGGATGGGCTGATAAGGTTTTGTACATGATAATGATTGACCGTTTTAACGATGGAGAACCTTCCAACAATAACCAGGGAAAAGGTGAATACAACCCTCGTGACGGAGCGAAATACAGCGGAGGAGATTTGAAGGGTATCATCGATAAAATCGACTATATAAAAGGTCTTGGTGTCGATGGAATTTGGATAACACCACCTGTGGCTAATCAGTGGTGGGATCCATGGGTAAATTACGGTGGATACCATGGCTACTGGGCAAGAGATTTTAAAAAGGTTGACGAGCACTTTGGAACACTTGAAGATTACAAAGCGCTTGCAGATGCACTACACAAGAATGGAATGAAGTTAATCCAGGACATTGTTGTTAACCATGTTGGAAACTACTTTAGATTCAGAAACGGGAAATTCGAACTGAACACTGGAAGTATACCAACGTCAGCACCAACTCAATACCCGTTCAGTTTGAACAATTACAACGACCCTGAACAGAGGCAGAGAGCTATATACCACTGGACACCTGATATCAACAACTACTCAGACCCTGAGCAAAAACTCAACTACCAAATGAGTGGTTTAGATGACCTTAACACTGAAAACCCAGAAGTTGTTGAAGCATTAAAGGATTCTTATGCATACTGGATAAAAGAAGTTGGGGTTGATGGCTTTCGTGTGGATACAGCAATGTACGTTCCCAAATCCTTTTTCGACGAGTTTTTCAAAGGCAACGGAGGGATGTTCTCCTTGAAAGAAGACTTTATAGCCTTTGGGGAAACATGGCTTTCTTCAAAACCATACGAGAATGTATCTGACTTTGAGATAGCTTCCTACTTTGACCACGGTTTTAATTCTATGCTTGATTTCACCTTGATGGAAGAAATTAGACGCGTAATAAAAGGTGGTCAACCAACCGATTTTCTTGCTTACAGACTCAAGGTGCGAAACGAGACACTAAAAAAAGGTCTACTTGTGACATTTATTGATAACCACGATATGGAAAGGTTTGGAAAAGGTGCAACACCGAATATCACCATGCAAGCTCTTGGATTGTTGTTGACACTACCTGGAATGCCAGTTATATATTATGGTACAGAGCAGTACTTTGAAGAAACGCGTGCGAGTATGTTCAAAGGTGGATGGGGGTCGTTCGGTCAAGATCACTTCAACACCGAGAGTGATATGTACAAGTTTATCAAGAACGGTATCGAATTCAGAAAATCACACCCGGCAACAAGATACGGAGAAGTTAATGTTTTATTATCGGAAAAACGAGGTGCAGGTTTGTTAGTTTATACGCTGAAATGTGAAGAAGAGGAGCTGTTCATTGTTTTAAATACAGCAAACGATCCAAGGATCGCGAATTTTAAAACAAATTATGAGCCTGGAACAACCTTGGAACCTATTTACAATTTCAGCGGAGGCGTAGGTACTCCTCTTGTTGTAAAAGATGGAGGCTACGTGTCTTTGCGAATTCCAGCACGAACACTGACAGTTTTCGGTATATTAACCGAGAAATCGGAACTCTACAAAACTAACACAACTATCAGTTTGAACCTTTCAGACGGTGAAAAGATAACCGCACTGAAAGAAATAACCGGGACGACGAATGCAAAAGCGGTTTATGTTTACATAGACAGAAAAGTTGAGAACGAAATTAAGATAGAACCAACAGATGGGAAATTCGCATTTACAATAGATCCATTCAAACTCGACCCAGGTGAGCATGTACTACTTGTCAGGGCAGTTGGAAAAAACGTTAAAGATACAGTTTACACTGATGAAATAAGATTCATAGTTGAACTAGAAAAGAAGTTGTTAGCTGAAACGAAAGATCCTCTCGATGATGACATTGGTTTTACAGGAACTTACGTTTACCCAACCGATGCAACATTTAAGCGGCAGATGGATATTGTTGAAGAGAAAGTTGAAAGCATCGGTAATACGTTGGTAATTTCTATCAAACCAAGAGACTTAACAAAAACCTGGGGACCACCAAACGGCTTTGACCACGTTACATACCAAATATTCATCGATGACCCAACAAAGAAAGGCACGGGAGTTTTGCCTTTACAGAACTATGAGTTCGATAATTGGGACTGGGATTGGGAAGTTTTTGCAACTGGTTGGTCGAGTGCGATTTACACTTCACAAGGAGCATCAAAAGATAGATTTGGGACGCAGATAGGTTCTCCCGAAGTTTTTGTTGAAGATGGTTGGGTAAAGATAATCATAAAAGGTGACTGGCTTGGCAACCCTTCATCTTTCGAAGGATGGACAATATATGTGACCAGTTGGGACTACGATGGTATTGAAAACAAATTCAGACCACTCCAGCAAGAACCAAAAGCCTACATCATGGGTGGAGGGAATCCAACGGATCCACTAATAATGGATGACCTATGGTTGGAAATTAAATCAAATCAAGATTGA
- a CDS encoding TrkH family potassium uptake protein: protein MLKSYLRIYKAFTLVMLQYAFIVLVPTVFCIFYPEEIKNAYPFLITAVLSFAIYFSGFAVKVEDIETIGYREGAVLTVFTWVIISLLSAIPHILLGNLSFSQAVFESASGLSGTGLTMFTDVTKLSKLLLFWRSFTQYVGGAGFAVLMLGMVLGPRALGFYKSEGRSDNLVPNIRRSAQLILEIYLAYTVAGTIALRLSGMNWFEALNHTMTALGTGGFSTRNGSIGEFNNLAIEIVTIVLMIIGATGFGIHYALWKGNIKAVLKNGEPWLLIGSSFGSAIVLSVYATGKYYKNFGEALRYILFQTVSAISGTGFQTLPLNEEKWISFSPFMFILIVLMLSGGMMDSTSSGIKQFRIWVILNTLHDSVKGFLMPRGTVRKKVIFKGEQQIIFGDDNIREALLVVSLYLITFVIGSFILMLHGYGALNSMFEFASAMDGVGLSCGVTSPNMPLTAMWTLIIGMFTGRFEFLIVIYAITKVINDLNKKIDETRLSKRINSGVSIK, encoded by the coding sequence ATGCTGAAAAGCTATCTAAGAATATATAAAGCGTTTACACTTGTTATGCTTCAATACGCGTTCATTGTTTTAGTTCCTACGGTATTTTGCATCTTCTATCCGGAAGAAATCAAAAACGCTTATCCATTTTTAATTACTGCTGTGCTTTCTTTTGCCATATACTTCTCTGGTTTCGCAGTAAAAGTTGAAGACATAGAAACCATAGGGTATAGAGAAGGAGCCGTACTTACCGTCTTCACGTGGGTTATAATATCGTTGCTTTCCGCCATTCCGCATATTTTGTTAGGAAACCTTTCATTTTCTCAAGCTGTCTTTGAATCAGCGAGTGGACTAAGTGGCACAGGATTAACGATGTTCACAGACGTGACCAAATTGTCTAAACTTCTTTTATTTTGGAGGTCATTTACACAATACGTAGGTGGTGCAGGTTTCGCGGTCTTGATGCTGGGCATGGTCTTGGGTCCAAGAGCTCTGGGATTTTATAAATCAGAAGGTAGGTCCGACAACCTTGTGCCAAATATAAGAAGGTCCGCTCAGTTAATATTGGAGATTTACCTTGCTTACACAGTTGCTGGAACAATCGCTTTGAGATTATCCGGGATGAATTGGTTTGAGGCACTTAATCATACGATGACCGCATTAGGAACTGGCGGATTTTCAACTCGCAACGGTAGTATAGGAGAGTTCAATAACCTGGCGATAGAAATTGTCACAATAGTTCTCATGATTATCGGGGCAACGGGGTTTGGAATACACTACGCTCTCTGGAAAGGAAATATTAAGGCGGTTTTGAAGAATGGCGAGCCTTGGTTATTGATAGGTTCTTCATTTGGTTCAGCAATTGTTTTATCTGTTTACGCTACAGGAAAGTACTACAAAAACTTTGGAGAAGCTTTAAGGTATATACTTTTCCAAACGGTCTCGGCTATAAGTGGAACAGGTTTCCAAACGTTGCCGTTAAATGAAGAGAAATGGATATCTTTTTCGCCATTTATGTTTATTCTAATAGTACTTATGCTATCTGGTGGTATGATGGACTCAACATCGAGTGGTATCAAACAGTTCCGTATTTGGGTCATACTGAACACTCTGCACGATAGCGTAAAAGGGTTCCTTATGCCAAGAGGCACGGTGAGGAAGAAAGTAATATTTAAAGGTGAACAACAAATTATCTTTGGTGATGACAACATTCGTGAAGCTTTGCTTGTCGTATCACTTTATCTGATAACATTTGTCATTGGTTCATTTATACTCATGCTACACGGATACGGCGCTTTGAATTCGATGTTTGAATTCGCCTCGGCAATGGATGGTGTTGGGCTTAGCTGTGGTGTTACATCTCCAAATATGCCATTAACAGCAATGTGGACGTTGATAATAGGAATGTTCACAGGAAGGTTCGAATTTTTGATAGTGATATATGCTATAACGAAAGTGATAAACGATTTAAACAAAAAAATTGATGAAACACGTCTATCAAAAAGGATAAACTCAGGTGTTTCGATTAAATGA
- a CDS encoding response regulator gives MIDVLVVDDEKHVRNLLVRMISTAYECNPVEAENVETALKLCDRYKFDLITTDIKFENDENLDGIEFIKRLRLRGIFTPVLIISAFATPENIAEVCKYAPVDYLAKPFTQDELRRKIKDLLDYKKESFERYLREAEGLIHSNFPGDLDKAEQIVRTMFSLMPSSPIPHYLMAEILEKRGNSELAERHRNAAKALDINMKGYRKGDELESD, from the coding sequence ATGATAGATGTCCTGGTAGTTGATGATGAAAAGCACGTTAGGAACTTGTTGGTTCGAATGATTTCCACTGCCTACGAGTGCAATCCAGTCGAAGCAGAAAACGTTGAAACCGCTCTGAAACTTTGTGATAGATACAAGTTCGATCTGATTACAACCGACATCAAGTTTGAGAATGACGAGAACCTTGATGGGATTGAATTCATAAAAAGATTAAGATTAAGAGGAATATTTACACCTGTTTTGATTATTTCGGCTTTTGCAACACCCGAAAACATTGCAGAAGTTTGCAAATATGCGCCTGTAGATTATTTAGCTAAGCCTTTCACTCAGGATGAATTGCGGAGAAAAATCAAAGATTTGCTTGACTACAAGAAAGAGTCATTTGAAAGATACTTAAGAGAAGCTGAAGGATTAATACATTCTAATTTTCCAGGTGATTTGGACAAAGCAGAACAAATTGTCAGAACAATGTTTTCTCTCATGCCATCTTCACCGATACCACACTATCTAATGGCAGAAATTCTCGAAAAGCGTGGAAATTCTGAACTGGCTGAGCGTCATAGGAACGCAGCAAAAGCATTAGATATAAACATGAAGGGATACCGAAAGGGTGATGAACTTGAGTCCGATTAA
- a CDS encoding potassium channel family protein: MNLSPININIPVGLRFYVVVVGCGKVGLEVATRLSRIGFNVTVVDKNPNTLDLLPEDYGGFIVIGDATERETMERAKAIKADLLVTTTEDDSTNYFVSLVGAKIFGIPRVISLVNDRENVPLFIKSGIDVISPIDLTVDTFEHNILEHVEPKVGEKQ; encoded by the coding sequence ATGAACTTGAGTCCGATTAACATAAATATACCTGTTGGGCTTAGGTTTTATGTTGTCGTAGTCGGTTGTGGCAAAGTCGGTCTTGAAGTTGCAACCAGGCTCTCAAGAATAGGGTTTAACGTCACTGTGGTCGATAAAAATCCCAACACGTTAGACCTACTGCCCGAAGATTACGGTGGTTTTATAGTTATAGGTGATGCTACCGAACGTGAAACAATGGAAAGGGCAAAAGCTATAAAGGCGGACTTACTAGTGACAACAACAGAGGACGATTCAACTAATTACTTTGTATCGTTGGTTGGAGCAAAGATATTTGGAATTCCAAGGGTTATCTCCCTTGTAAATGACAGAGAAAATGTGCCACTTTTCATAAAGAGTGGTATTGATGTAATCTCACCAATCGATTTAACGGTAGATACCTTTGAACACAATATCCTTGAACACGTTGAACCAAAGGTTGGTGAAAAACAGTGA
- a CDS encoding iron-containing alcohol dehydrogenase, with product MENFVFHNPTKLVFGKGTVEKIGEYLKKDGIRKVLMLYGGGSIKKNGVYEKVVRSLHDNGIEKVEVSGVRPNPVLSKVHEAIEVARENNVEAILAVGGGSVVDSAKAIAAGFYYDGDIWDAFIGKYNVKKALPLYVILTMSATGTEMNGNAVVTNEKTQEKFYFSSKHVYPVLSIVDPTTQYSLPANQVVYGAIDAISHVMEYYFDVAGSDLIDRIDEGIIKTLMETTEVILKEPENYEARANFCLATTLALNGLTGLGTTGGDWSSHELEHAISAFNPDIAHGAGLAIVFPAWMSYVKEQISEKLIKFGKNVFGMSGEFSPDDVINQLKSWYRKVGAPVTLKEVGISKEDIEKLTEIANKHAPFGTVKELKAEDIRKIYEIAYE from the coding sequence ATGGAAAACTTTGTTTTTCACAACCCAACGAAATTGGTCTTTGGAAAAGGAACTGTTGAAAAGATAGGTGAATATCTGAAAAAAGATGGGATAAGAAAAGTTTTGATGCTTTACGGTGGAGGTTCGATTAAGAAAAATGGTGTATACGAAAAGGTTGTTAGGTCGCTCCATGATAATGGTATAGAGAAAGTAGAGGTTTCTGGTGTTAGACCTAATCCTGTTCTTTCAAAGGTTCACGAAGCTATAGAAGTTGCGCGTGAGAATAACGTTGAGGCAATTCTTGCAGTAGGTGGAGGAAGCGTTGTCGACAGTGCAAAAGCAATAGCAGCTGGTTTCTATTACGATGGCGATATTTGGGACGCGTTTATAGGTAAGTACAATGTAAAGAAGGCACTTCCTTTGTATGTTATCCTTACGATGTCAGCTACAGGTACTGAAATGAACGGAAATGCGGTTGTGACAAACGAAAAAACTCAAGAGAAGTTTTACTTTAGCTCAAAACACGTCTATCCGGTCCTTTCGATTGTTGATCCGACTACACAATACAGCTTGCCAGCGAATCAAGTTGTGTATGGTGCGATAGATGCGATAAGTCATGTTATGGAGTATTACTTTGATGTTGCTGGTAGTGATTTAATTGATAGAATAGATGAAGGTATAATTAAAACACTGATGGAAACCACAGAGGTAATACTCAAAGAACCTGAAAACTACGAAGCTAGGGCAAACTTCTGCTTAGCTACAACGTTAGCACTCAATGGTTTGACAGGTTTGGGCACAACAGGTGGAGATTGGTCTTCTCACGAGCTTGAGCATGCTATAAGTGCGTTCAATCCTGATATCGCCCATGGCGCAGGTCTTGCAATTGTATTTCCTGCTTGGATGAGTTACGTTAAAGAACAGATATCTGAAAAACTTATCAAGTTTGGTAAGAATGTATTTGGTATGAGTGGCGAATTCTCACCAGATGATGTTATCAATCAACTTAAGAGTTGGTACAGGAAAGTTGGTGCTCCCGTAACATTGAAAGAGGTTGGTATTAGCAAGGAAGATATCGAAAAGCTCACTGAAATTGCCAACAAACATGCACCATTTGGAACAGTAAAGGAACTAAAGGCAGAAGATATCAGAAAGATATACGAAATAGCCTACGAATAA